In one Lachnospiraceae bacterium GAM79 genomic region, the following are encoded:
- a CDS encoding D-alanine--D-alanine ligase, translated as MTKKKLVVIFGGRSSEHEVSCISVQTVAKAVDTDKYDMTLIGITKDGKWLKADSIESIADGSWYDSQVRAVISPDSAKEIIIKDGDRIYAEPVDVIFPVLHGLYGEDGTIQGLFEMADIPYVGCGVFASAAAMDKFHTKIIADHINVTQAKFVPVVEDDFDDLDVAMDRVESELNYPVFVKPSSAGSSKGVTKAHDRAELEAGLHEALNHDSKILVEETIIGRELECGVLGYGNHTKASGVGEILAAADADFYDFDAKYNNADSKTIIGADIPEEAEDEIRAEAIRIFNAIDGFGLARVDFFLEKDTNRVIFNEVNTLPGFTSISMYPMLWDAEGYDIKTLVNTLIEMAFER; from the coding sequence ATGACTAAGAAAAAACTGGTAGTTATTTTTGGAGGAAGATCATCGGAACATGAAGTTTCATGCATTTCAGTTCAGACAGTTGCCAAAGCGGTGGATACGGACAAATATGATATGACACTGATCGGAATCACAAAGGACGGCAAATGGCTGAAGGCTGACAGCATTGAGAGTATTGCTGACGGAAGCTGGTACGACAGTCAGGTTCGTGCAGTGATTTCACCGGATTCTGCAAAAGAGATTATCATAAAAGATGGCGACAGAATCTATGCGGAGCCTGTAGATGTTATTTTCCCTGTTTTGCATGGTTTATATGGAGAAGACGGTACGATTCAGGGATTGTTTGAGATGGCGGACATTCCATATGTGGGCTGCGGTGTATTTGCATCGGCTGCTGCAATGGACAAATTCCATACAAAGATCATTGCTGATCATATCAATGTAACACAGGCAAAATTCGTTCCTGTAGTAGAAGATGATTTTGATGATCTGGATGTTGCGATGGATCGGGTAGAGAGCGAGTTAAACTATCCGGTATTTGTAAAACCATCATCCGCAGGTTCATCAAAGGGTGTTACAAAGGCACATGACAGAGCCGAGTTAGAAGCTGGTCTGCATGAGGCACTCAACCATGATTCCAAGATCCTTGTTGAGGAGACGATCATCGGTAGAGAGCTGGAATGTGGTGTACTTGGATATGGCAATCATACAAAGGCATCCGGTGTTGGCGAGATCCTTGCTGCCGCAGACGCAGATTTCTATGATTTTGATGCAAAATACAATAATGCAGATTCCAAGACGATTATCGGTGCGGATATACCGGAAGAAGCTGAGGACGAGATCCGTGCAGAAGCAATCCGTATCTTTAATGCGATTGACGGCTTTGGACTTGCCCGTGTGGATTTCTTCCTTGAGAAGGACACCAATCGTGTAATATTTAATGAAGTAAATACATTGCCGGGATTTACATCGATCAGTATGTATCCGATGCTGTGGGATGCAGAGGGATATGATATCAAGACCCTTGTAAATACCTTAATTGAGATGGCATTTGAAAGATAA
- a CDS encoding spore germination protein, whose protein sequence is MGKDRDAEGGIYSADSRIDKDIDANISRVKSLFADWGDIVERRFTVRRTGMDVYAEDTIGSADETSSSVGAIYVVYIDGLCDNGLIEDTIIKPVTWEWRHEHGSSLWEAMDSFETQSADIKAENDFKNVMFSILKGDTAVFVSDADQAFVVSSKKLPVRGVEESSTEGGMRGPRDSFNESIRTSTALIRRRIKDTRLKLIQNTIGVRSRTEYGIMYIEDIAEKKLVEQVKERMNEYEIDAIFDSGMAEHLMEKKWYRPFPVFQSTTRPDKAAAALADGRVVVVFDNSPEVLIAPATINTLFQTADDYYNRWPVATFARIIRYIAAFIAVGLPGFYIAVTCYHREVIPDKLLYAIAVARNQLSFPIVLEVLIMELLFELLREAGIRLPSQLGNTIGVVGGLIVGQAAVEAGIVSTIVVIVVALTAIASFAIPNEAFASVFRLLKFLTILAAAFFGLYGFLLVMLLLIYHLAGLNSFGVPYMAPVVTCGYAEDGMEDFILRKPIKKFVFRPAWANHRERRRLRKK, encoded by the coding sequence TTGGGGAAAGACAGAGATGCGGAAGGCGGAATTTATAGTGCAGACAGCCGGATCGATAAAGACATAGATGCAAATATCAGCCGGGTAAAGTCGCTGTTTGCTGATTGGGGAGACATCGTGGAACGTCGGTTTACTGTAAGAAGAACCGGAATGGATGTGTATGCAGAAGATACCATCGGATCAGCAGATGAGACATCCTCTTCGGTAGGAGCAATCTATGTAGTGTACATTGATGGGTTATGTGACAATGGTCTGATCGAGGATACGATCATTAAGCCTGTGACCTGGGAGTGGCGGCATGAGCATGGCAGTTCCCTATGGGAGGCAATGGATTCATTTGAGACACAATCGGCGGATATAAAGGCAGAAAATGACTTTAAAAATGTGATGTTTTCCATATTGAAAGGAGACACAGCGGTATTTGTATCGGATGCAGACCAGGCGTTTGTTGTGTCTTCCAAGAAGCTGCCGGTACGTGGGGTGGAAGAAAGTTCTACCGAGGGTGGAATGCGTGGTCCGCGGGATAGTTTTAATGAAAGCATCCGTACATCGACAGCGCTTATCCGGCGAAGAATCAAAGATACCAGATTGAAATTGATTCAGAATACGATCGGTGTTCGTTCCAGAACCGAGTATGGAATCATGTATATTGAGGATATTGCAGAGAAGAAGCTGGTTGAACAGGTGAAAGAACGGATGAATGAATATGAGATAGATGCCATATTTGACAGCGGTATGGCAGAACATCTGATGGAGAAGAAATGGTACCGGCCGTTTCCGGTATTCCAGTCAACCACCAGACCGGATAAAGCGGCAGCAGCACTGGCAGATGGCAGGGTAGTAGTTGTATTTGACAATTCGCCGGAGGTTCTGATCGCGCCGGCGACGATCAATACATTATTCCAGACTGCCGATGATTATTATAACCGTTGGCCGGTTGCAACTTTTGCCAGAATCATTCGTTATATAGCGGCATTTATCGCGGTGGGGCTGCCGGGCTTCTATATAGCTGTTACCTGTTATCACCGGGAGGTGATACCGGATAAACTTCTCTATGCGATTGCAGTTGCAAGAAATCAGTTGTCTTTTCCAATCGTGTTAGAGGTTTTGATCATGGAGTTGTTGTTTGAATTGCTGCGGGAGGCAGGGATCCGTCTGCCGAGTCAGCTGGGAAATACGATCGGTGTTGTTGGTGGTTTGATCGTTGGACAGGCTGCAGTGGAAGCAGGGATTGTCAGTACGATCGTGGTGATCGTAGTTGCGTTGACGGCAATCGCATCTTTTGCAATTCCAAATGAAGCCTTTGCGTCAGTGTTCCGCCTTTTGAAATTTCTTACCATACTGGCGGCAGCATTTTTTGGACTGTATGGCTTCCTTCTGGTGATGCTTTTATTGATCTATCATCTTGCCGGTCTAAACAGCTTTGGTGTTCCATACATGGCACCGGTTGTAACCTGTGGCTATGCAGAGGATGGAATGGAAGATTTTATCCTTCGTAAACCAATCAAAAAATTTGTCTTTCGGCCGGCATGGGCGAACCACAGAGAACGCAGGCGGCTTCGCAAAAAGTAA
- a CDS encoding Gfo/Idh/MocA family oxidoreductase, giving the protein MIKSDNISDYKKHTTDPDHKSDNRNATTNSDTRLENRKLRLAILGAGGIACKMAETVNQMQEVELYAVASRTEEKARQFADTYHASKWYGSYEEMVADDGIDLVYVATPHSHHKEHTMLCLNHNRAVLCEKAFAVNTKEAEDMIRLAKEKNILLAEAMWVRYMPMSFTLKEIIDSGVIGKITGLTANLGYSLMQVERLIRPELAGGALLDLAPYTLNFATWVLGDNVSAIHTTMTPHESGVDKTEFINLAYPDGAIAGLFTTMESATDRRGVIYGTKGYIEVDNINNYEAFHIYENDRRLVQTINCPAQISGYEYEVLACKRALEKGLTECPEMPHEHTLYIMRLFDEIRKNW; this is encoded by the coding sequence ATGATAAAATCAGATAATATATCCGACTACAAAAAACATACAACAGATCCAGATCATAAATCAGACAACAGAAATGCTACGACAAACTCAGACACCAGATTAGAAAATAGAAAATTACGTCTCGCCATCCTCGGCGCAGGTGGTATCGCCTGCAAGATGGCGGAAACCGTTAACCAGATGCAAGAGGTTGAACTCTATGCTGTAGCAAGCAGAACAGAAGAAAAAGCCAGACAATTTGCAGATACTTATCATGCATCCAAATGGTATGGCTCTTATGAAGAAATGGTTGCTGATGACGGGATTGATCTTGTCTACGTTGCAACTCCACACTCCCACCATAAAGAACATACGATGCTGTGTCTGAATCACAACCGGGCTGTTCTGTGCGAAAAAGCATTTGCCGTAAATACAAAAGAAGCCGAAGATATGATCCGGCTTGCAAAAGAAAAGAATATATTACTGGCGGAAGCGATGTGGGTTCGCTATATGCCAATGTCATTTACCTTAAAAGAAATTATAGATTCCGGCGTTATCGGAAAAATAACAGGGCTGACCGCAAATCTTGGTTATTCCCTGATGCAGGTAGAACGTCTGATCCGCCCAGAGCTTGCCGGAGGTGCTCTCTTAGATCTTGCACCATATACCTTAAACTTTGCAACCTGGGTGCTTGGCGACAACGTATCTGCGATCCACACAACGATGACTCCACACGAATCGGGCGTAGACAAAACAGAATTTATCAACCTGGCATACCCAGACGGTGCGATCGCAGGCTTGTTCACAACTATGGAATCAGCCACCGACCGCCGTGGCGTGATCTACGGAACAAAAGGCTACATCGAGGTTGACAACATCAACAATTACGAAGCATTCCATATATATGAAAATGACCGCCGACTGGTTCAGACGATCAACTGTCCTGCCCAGATCAGCGGCTATGAATACGAAGTGCTCGCCTGTAAGCGAGCACTGGAAAAAGGTCTGACCGAATGTCCGGAAATGCCACATGAACACACTTTATATATTATGCGGTTATTTGATGAGATACGAAAGAACTGGTAA
- a CDS encoding CPBP family intramembrane metalloprotease, giving the protein MINTRVDLRKLVITCLVPVTALLIHNIVYLAGTRICDLTGSQTDSVGSITSCISYILCICIFGYFYLSDHSKTKHAGKKNPFLRAFVIFILLLILGISLQLLTTCILRLIDTYRPELLISYHERVQRSFSINNGIIRICTVTLLAPIAEEFAFRGVALKLSVSAFHTKHAALCAILFTAFCFGCYHGNVVQFCYSVPAGIILGCLAVWSGSLVPGMILHIILNASSYVIGSIAISPSILWGIIGITCILTAICMTAIYNVYK; this is encoded by the coding sequence ATGATAAATACTCGTGTCGACCTCAGAAAATTAGTTATTACCTGTCTGGTTCCGGTTACCGCATTACTGATACATAATATTGTCTATCTTGCAGGCACCCGGATCTGTGATCTTACAGGCAGTCAGACTGATTCTGTCGGCAGTATCACATCATGTATTTCATATATTCTTTGTATCTGTATTTTCGGATATTTTTATCTGTCCGATCATTCAAAAACAAAGCACGCAGGAAAGAAAAATCCTTTCCTGCGTGCTTTTGTTATCTTTATTTTACTGCTGATCCTTGGTATCAGTCTTCAGCTCTTAACAACCTGTATTCTTCGTCTGATCGACACTTATAGGCCGGAGCTTCTAATCTCATACCATGAACGGGTACAGCGGTCATTTTCCATCAACAATGGAATCATCCGTATCTGTACAGTCACACTTCTCGCACCGATCGCAGAAGAATTCGCCTTCCGGGGAGTGGCACTGAAGCTGTCTGTCTCTGCATTTCACACGAAGCATGCCGCCCTCTGTGCAATCCTGTTCACAGCATTCTGTTTCGGCTGCTATCATGGAAATGTCGTTCAGTTCTGCTACAGCGTTCCGGCCGGAATCATTCTGGGCTGTCTTGCCGTATGGTCAGGCTCCCTGGTCCCAGGCATGATCCTTCATATAATCTTAAACGCTTCTTCCTATGTGATCGGAAGTATAGCGATCTCCCCCTCTATACTGTGGGGAATCATCGGAATCACCTGTATCCTGACTGCAATTTGCATGACTGCTATATATAATGTGTATAAATAA
- a CDS encoding DUF1934 domain-containing protein: MTTRDIKIKVTGVQSVAGADDEPEVLELETRGTYSEKNGNRYIKYDEFIEDVEEPVKNLLRFDEHALQLTKRGSVNTVMLFDREKNSSVHYVTPVGPICMNICTEEYHMEQSEKGIRIDIRYCIDFNNDYITDCSLNVTADYEGV; encoded by the coding sequence ATGACGACGAGAGATATAAAGATAAAAGTAACGGGTGTACAGAGTGTTGCCGGAGCGGATGATGAGCCGGAGGTTCTGGAGCTTGAGACGCGGGGAACATACTCTGAGAAAAACGGAAACCGCTATATCAAATATGACGAATTCATTGAAGATGTGGAAGAACCGGTGAAGAATCTTCTGCGATTCGATGAGCATGCGCTTCAGCTGACGAAACGTGGCAGTGTGAACACGGTTATGTTATTTGACCGTGAGAAGAACAGCTCAGTGCATTATGTAACTCCGGTCGGACCGATCTGTATGAATATCTGTACGGAGGAATATCATATGGAGCAGTCCGAGAAGGGGATTCGGATCGATATTCGTTACTGTATTGATTTTAACAATGATTATATTACGGATTGCAGTCTGAATGTGACTGCGGACTACGAAGGGGTATAA
- a CDS encoding ATP-binding cassette domain-containing protein — protein sequence MELKLEHISKEYKNTTALDDFSMTFSEGIYGLLGPNGAGKSTLMKLITRNIKPTTGEIYLDETNIHDLKREYQRLIGYMPQQQEIYPFYTGRMFLAYMGLLKGVEKKMLNDEIEKYASKVNLLDVLDRKVGTYSGGMKQRLLIAQAFLGDSKIIIFDEPTAGLDPKERIHVRNLIHDNSTGKIILIATHVVQDIEDIASQIMLLKKGVLIEMAAPEILTGRITDKENPDLEDVYLSIFGE from the coding sequence ATGGAGTTAAAACTGGAACACATTTCGAAAGAGTATAAAAATACAACAGCGCTTGATGATTTTTCGATGACATTTTCAGAAGGGATTTATGGCTTACTTGGACCGAACGGGGCAGGAAAAAGTACCTTGATGAAATTGATTACAAGGAATATCAAACCGACCACAGGAGAGATCTATCTGGATGAAACGAATATTCATGACTTAAAACGGGAATATCAGCGGTTGATCGGTTATATGCCACAGCAGCAGGAGATCTATCCGTTTTATACCGGACGAATGTTTCTTGCCTACATGGGGCTACTGAAGGGAGTAGAGAAGAAGATGCTGAATGATGAGATTGAGAAATACGCATCAAAGGTAAATCTTCTTGACGTATTAGATCGGAAAGTTGGAACATATTCCGGTGGTATGAAGCAGAGACTTCTGATCGCACAGGCATTTCTTGGAGACTCGAAGATTATAATATTCGATGAGCCGACGGCAGGACTTGACCCTAAGGAGAGAATCCATGTGAGAAATCTGATCCATGATAATTCTACAGGAAAAATTATTCTGATTGCAACTCATGTTGTTCAGGATATTGAGGACATAGCAAGTCAGATTATGTTACTTAAAAAGGGTGTATTGATCGAGATGGCAGCACCTGAGATTTTGACCGGAAGAATTACAGATAAAGAAAATCCTGATTTGGAAGATGTATATCTTAGTATATTTGGAGAGTAG
- a CDS encoding pyridoxal phosphate-dependent aminotransferase, with protein sequence MISEKYADMTTKGSIIREFAQYASKRAAEIGKENVYNFTIGNPSVPVCPEFTETLERMLKEENPLTLHGYSPTLGIMSVREAVADSLNRRFGMEYTADDIFMTSGAAGAIAHAIRCVTKPGDEVITFAPYFPEYVPYVDGTGAVLKIVPADITSFQINFDAFLELLNPNVQAVLINSPNNPSGIVYSTETIKKLAAILEEKQKEYGHDIYIISDEPYREIVFEGTDSPFISSFYDNSICCYSFSKSLSLPGERIGYVAVNPKCKDAKLIVLMCGQISRFTGHNCPPSMIQLGVAEVIDKTADLSIYEKNKNILYKELTNMGYECVEPGGTFYMFPKTPIADANAFCRMTASKLDLILVPGDSFMCPGHMRLAYCTTTEMVERALPLFEKAMKLAKEME encoded by the coding sequence ATGATTTCGGAAAAATATGCAGATATGACAACCAAAGGTTCTATAATAAGAGAATTTGCGCAGTATGCATCAAAACGTGCGGCAGAGATCGGAAAGGAAAATGTATATAACTTTACGATCGGTAATCCTTCTGTTCCGGTATGTCCGGAGTTTACAGAGACATTGGAACGGATGTTAAAAGAGGAAAATCCATTGACACTTCACGGATACAGCCCGACACTTGGTATTATGTCCGTCAGAGAAGCGGTTGCAGATTCTTTAAACAGAAGATTTGGAATGGAATATACAGCAGATGATATTTTCATGACCTCCGGTGCAGCAGGTGCGATCGCACATGCGATTCGTTGTGTAACAAAGCCGGGAGATGAGGTGATCACATTTGCTCCATATTTCCCTGAGTATGTTCCATATGTTGACGGAACAGGTGCGGTGCTTAAGATCGTGCCGGCGGATATTACATCCTTCCAGATTAATTTTGATGCATTTCTGGAGCTTTTAAATCCAAATGTACAGGCAGTTCTTATTAACTCTCCGAATAACCCATCCGGTATCGTATATTCAACAGAGACGATCAAGAAGCTGGCTGCAATTCTGGAAGAAAAGCAGAAGGAATATGGACATGATATCTATATTATCTCTGATGAGCCTTACCGTGAGATCGTATTTGAAGGAACGGATTCACCATTTATTTCATCCTTCTATGACAACAGTATCTGCTGTTATTCATTCAGTAAGTCACTTTCCCTTCCGGGTGAGCGTATCGGATATGTAGCGGTAAATCCGAAATGTAAGGATGCGAAGCTGATCGTTCTGATGTGTGGTCAGATCTCCAGATTTACAGGACATAACTGTCCGCCATCCATGATCCAGCTTGGTGTGGCAGAAGTGATCGATAAGACAGCTGACCTGTCAATCTATGAGAAGAATAAGAATATTTTATATAAAGAGCTTACAAATATGGGATATGAGTGTGTAGAACCGGGCGGAACCTTCTATATGTTCCCAAAGACTCCGATCGCGGATGCAAATGCATTCTGTCGTATGACAGCCAGCAAGCTGGATCTGATCCTGGTACCGGGAGACAGCTTTATGTGTCCGGGACATATGAGACTTGCTTACTGTACCACAACGGAGATGGTAGAACGCGCACTTCCGTTATTTGAAAAAGCAATGAAGCTTGCAAAAGAGATGGAGTAA
- a CDS encoding DUF3093 family protein → MKYKEELIMPWWGWMLIVIAILVVILVVLYIVGNRLQKKQSAQKEAMLQAAQPVTMLVIDKKMLPMKDANLPKQVLESTPKRYQKAKLPIVKAKIGPQIINLICDDGIFDVMPVRGEVKAMVSGIYITSVKNVRGKKAPEPAKKSFSQKLRAKQKKYEQTYEQETASMKLSKEEKAARKAKAKEEKERAKKIQ, encoded by the coding sequence ATGAAATATAAGGAGGAACTTATTATGCCTTGGTGGGGATGGATGTTAATCGTCATCGCAATATTAGTTGTAATCTTAGTAGTACTTTACATAGTAGGAAACCGCCTGCAGAAAAAGCAGAGCGCACAGAAAGAAGCTATGCTTCAGGCTGCACAGCCTGTCACGATGCTGGTCATCGATAAAAAGATGCTGCCTATGAAAGATGCAAATCTTCCGAAACAGGTATTGGAATCAACTCCAAAGCGTTACCAGAAAGCCAAGCTTCCTATCGTTAAAGCCAAGATTGGCCCACAGATCATCAATCTGATCTGCGACGATGGAATCTTTGATGTTATGCCTGTCCGTGGCGAAGTTAAAGCTATGGTCAGCGGTATCTACATCACAAGCGTTAAGAATGTTCGTGGTAAGAAAGCACCGGAGCCTGCAAAGAAATCATTCAGCCAGAAGCTTCGTGCAAAACAGAAGAAATACGAGCAGACTTATGAGCAGGAAACTGCCAGCATGAAACTCAGCAAAGAAGAAAAAGCCGCAAGAAAAGCAAAGGCAAAGGAAGAGAAAGAAAGGGCAAAGAAGATCCAGTAA
- a CDS encoding 1-acyl-sn-glycerol-3-phosphate acyltransferase: MRTIITVLFAVLGIIFCFPYHLYLKQLAKKDQDKAYIKAQKLVKGFFGVVMFLTGCKRTIIGKENIPTDQPVMFVGNHRSYFDILSCHNAIDMPLGFMSKDNIKDIPLLYKYMDDIGCTYLDRTDLKKGLETILQTADIIKSGHSMMIFPEGTRNKGDELLPFKDGAFKIAQKAGCLIIPVAICGTDKCMEANKHNFLHSSKVVIEFLEPVDIRGLKPKERKEVLDAIPGKIQAARLKNLPMTEK; this comes from the coding sequence TTGAGAACCATTATTACTGTACTGTTTGCAGTACTTGGAATCATATTTTGTTTTCCATATCATCTGTATCTGAAGCAGCTTGCAAAAAAGGATCAGGACAAAGCTTATATCAAGGCTCAGAAGCTGGTAAAAGGATTTTTCGGAGTAGTTATGTTCTTAACCGGATGTAAACGAACAATTATTGGCAAGGAAAATATTCCTACCGACCAACCGGTCATGTTCGTTGGTAATCATCGAAGCTATTTTGATATTTTATCCTGTCACAATGCAATCGATATGCCGCTTGGCTTCATGTCCAAGGACAATATCAAGGATATACCTCTGCTTTACAAATACATGGATGATATCGGATGCACATATCTGGATCGTACCGATCTGAAAAAGGGTCTGGAAACGATTTTGCAGACTGCTGATATCATCAAATCCGGTCACTCCATGATGATCTTCCCGGAGGGAACAAGAAATAAGGGCGACGAACTGCTGCCATTTAAAGACGGTGCATTCAAGATCGCTCAGAAAGCCGGATGTCTGATCATTCCGGTTGCTATCTGCGGAACAGACAAATGTATGGAAGCAAATAAACACAATTTTCTTCACAGCAGCAAGGTTGTGATCGAATTCTTAGAGCCGGTTGATATCCGTGGATTGAAGCCGAAGGAACGTAAAGAGGTTCTGGATGCAATCCCCGGTAAGATTCAGGCAGCCCGGTTAAAAAATCTGCCTATGACAGAAAAATAA
- a CDS encoding SAM-dependent methyltransferase yields the protein MGSEKSFDSFLGIETIAETAFGDMDVCLPVNEEDNNYEVTYYNDLVTMFDEISMEPEDTLVDFGCGLGRVLFYCNSRHYCRTVGIENNARVYDRLLTNAASYQSKFLDQEERMQFLNVEAEAYEIGDEDNYFYFFNPFSGVTFRKVLDNIIASVRRQPRDIELLIYYPTFEYQKAIRDCNLFVLKKMIKLSGYEEDPDEKVLVYHLSRYFVA from the coding sequence ATGGGTAGTGAGAAATCCTTCGATAGCTTTTTGGGGATTGAAACGATCGCGGAGACAGCATTTGGAGATATGGATGTATGTCTTCCGGTGAACGAAGAAGATAATAATTATGAGGTTACATATTATAATGATCTGGTGACGATGTTCGATGAGATCAGCATGGAGCCTGAAGATACGCTTGTGGATTTTGGCTGTGGACTTGGCAGAGTGCTTTTTTACTGTAATTCCAGACATTACTGCCGGACGGTTGGAATCGAGAACAATGCCAGGGTCTATGACAGACTTCTGACAAATGCCGCAAGCTATCAGAGCAAATTCCTTGATCAGGAGGAACGGATGCAGTTCCTGAATGTGGAAGCGGAGGCATATGAGATCGGAGATGAAGACAATTATTTCTATTTCTTCAATCCATTTTCCGGCGTAACCTTCAGGAAGGTACTGGATAATATCATCGCATCGGTACGGAGACAGCCGAGAGATATTGAACTTCTGATCTACTATCCGACATTTGAATATCAGAAAGCAATCCGTGACTGCAACCTGTTCGTTTTAAAGAAGATGATCAAATTGTCCGGTTATGAAGAAGACCCGGATGAGAAGGTTCTGGTATATCATTTGTCACGATATTTTGTAGCGTAG
- the malQ gene encoding 4-alpha-glucanotransferase yields the protein MLENNHEKKPKKYAGILAHPTSFPSPYGIGDLGKGAYRFIDFLANSGLNLWQVLPLGHTGFGDSPYQPFSAFAGQPLIIDLDALKEYKLLSEDDFTDMPEWDPIHIDYGTLITFKTKLLKLAYERFTDPDYEDGLSTDEEQMAAFASFKKDSSWLADYSLFMAGKDFHEGMPWYMWEDSLKAPTKRQRTTWEKKLANEIGYYDFIQFLFHTQWMAIKEYANEKNISIIGDAPIFLAWDSADVWSHQELFMLDSKGYPTEVAGVPPDYFSETGQLWGNPLYNWPKHTATGYEWWIERIKYQLTLTDFLRIDHFRGFDRYWAVPYGEETAINGEWKPAPGINFFTQLQANLGYDLPIIAEDLGEIDDSVIELRDKFNLPGMKILQFAFENPEENDFLPHNYTRNCVCYTGTHDNDTTFGWYQKAYEASKDKLRRYFSTDASDICWVMIRACFSSVANMAVVPMQDVLKLDSWARLNTPGVGEGNWAWRFEDKDMDTKLEERLFETAKLYGR from the coding sequence ATGTTAGAAAACAACCATGAAAAAAAGCCAAAGAAATACGCTGGTATTCTGGCACATCCGACTTCATTTCCAAGTCCTTACGGAATCGGTGATCTCGGAAAAGGTGCATACCGGTTTATAGACTTTCTGGCAAATTCGGGCTTGAATCTGTGGCAGGTGCTTCCACTTGGACATACCGGATTTGGTGATTCACCATATCAGCCATTCTCCGCATTTGCCGGTCAGCCGTTAATTATTGACCTTGATGCATTAAAAGAATACAAGCTTCTGTCAGAAGATGATTTTACCGATATGCCGGAATGGGATCCCATCCACATCGACTACGGAACCTTGATCACTTTTAAGACAAAGCTGTTAAAGCTCGCTTACGAACGTTTTACTGATCCTGACTATGAGGACGGATTGTCAACAGACGAGGAACAGATGGCAGCATTTGCTTCTTTCAAAAAGGATTCCTCCTGGCTCGCTGACTACTCCCTGTTTATGGCAGGTAAGGATTTCCATGAAGGAATGCCTTGGTATATGTGGGAGGATTCCCTGAAAGCACCTACCAAAAGACAGCGTACCACATGGGAAAAGAAGCTTGCAAATGAGATCGGTTACTATGATTTCATCCAGTTCTTATTCCATACACAGTGGATGGCGATCAAGGAATACGCAAATGAAAAGAACATCAGCATCATAGGTGATGCTCCGATCTTCCTTGCATGGGACAGTGCCGATGTATGGAGCCATCAGGAGCTTTTCATGCTGGACTCAAAGGGATACCCAACTGAAGTTGCCGGTGTACCACCTGATTATTTCTCAGAGACCGGACAGTTGTGGGGCAACCCACTGTATAACTGGCCAAAGCATACCGCTACCGGTTATGAATGGTGGATCGAGCGAATCAAATACCAGCTCACTCTGACAGATTTCTTAAGAATTGACCATTTCAGAGGATTTGACCGGTACTGGGCTGTACCTTATGGCGAAGAAACCGCCATCAACGGAGAATGGAAACCCGCTCCCGGTATCAACTTCTTCACACAGTTACAGGCAAATCTTGGCTATGACCTTCCGATCATCGCTGAGGATCTGGGTGAGATCGACGATTCTGTTATCGAATTGCGTGACAAATTCAATCTGCCTGGCATGAAGATCTTACAGTTTGCATTTGAGAATCCGGAAGAAAATGATTTCCTTCCGCATAATTATACAAGAAACTGTGTATGCTACACAGGAACACATGACAATGACACAACATTTGGCTGGTATCAGAAAGCATACGAAGCATCCAAGGACAAGCTTCGCCGCTATTTCAGCACAGATGCCAGTGATATCTGCTGGGTTATGATCCGTGCATGTTTCTCGTCTGTCGCAAATATGGCTGTTGTTCCTATGCAGGATGTTCTGAAATTAGATTCATGGGCTCGTCTGAATACTCCGGGTGTAGGGGAAGGCAACTGGGCTTGGCGCTTTGAGGATAAAGACATGGATACTAAATTAGAAGAACGTCTATTTGAGACAGCAAAACTCTACGGCAGATAG